A region of Myxococcaceae bacterium DNA encodes the following proteins:
- a CDS encoding DUF1566 domain-containing protein, whose product MAIKKNLKTQARCFRQAKLLVFLIWGQTAVAAWLNQSQVTNAVANQALTQLVSNQTLPAAQQKQWFSTGLKALFAELTPAIQAMPDYTGQFVANCSIFMNTHIEQVLCEINSTTALVRPESCGQSSLLPLEYEHQITESAILLVSFYADWTRKTSLSSESYAVRLFDRMPTCTASASVSETGPILSQTLSPTESTSLNFTISPSAPVVWNPEWANWQITTGVYQDNANQTGRYLESVPGVITDQMTGLQWQKVGSAPAGNWTAAQAYCANLFESGFGDWRLPAHVELQTLVDYTMDCAGPSVDLNFFPGAQTSSYYWSSDALQGYPGSAWWVSYGSSGAYYAGLVCSQGYGACSSVPASGFARCVRPSLADREIDRYTFNSTQVLDTVTGLIWQRTVSGTYNWGAAQAYCAGLNLDGLIWRLPNVKELSTLLDVRIASPGPTINTTAFPSTPQAGFWTSTPCSCASSSVAWLVDFIYGSVSYTGMGTFDYVRCVRSPQVYNPEWANWQVTTGVYRDNANQTGRYLESVPGVITDQMTGLQWQKVVSAPAGNWTAAQAYCANLFESGFGDWRLPTHVELQTLVDYTISCTGPSVDQDFFPGTQTSSYYWSSDALQGYPGSAWWVSYGTGAYYAGLVCSQGYGVACPSVPASGFARCVRPSSAEREEDRYAFNSTQVLDTVTGLIWQRMVSGTYSWSAAQAYCTGLNLDGLSWRLPNVKELSTLLDVRMASPGPTINTTAFPSTPQGGFWTSTLYTCSSSNAWAVFFDNGYVAFNDMSSSYCVRCAR is encoded by the coding sequence ATGGCGATTAAGAAAAATCTAAAAACCCAAGCACGGTGCTTTAGGCAAGCAAAGCTGCTGGTATTCTTAATTTGGGGACAAACCGCTGTTGCTGCCTGGCTTAATCAAAGCCAGGTAACGAATGCCGTGGCGAATCAGGCACTAACCCAGCTTGTTTCGAACCAGACATTGCCTGCCGCCCAGCAAAAACAATGGTTCTCGACCGGATTGAAGGCCTTGTTTGCCGAGCTAACTCCGGCGATTCAAGCGATGCCAGATTATACGGGCCAGTTTGTAGCCAATTGTTCCATTTTCATGAACACTCACATCGAGCAGGTTTTGTGCGAGATCAACTCCACGACTGCTTTGGTGAGACCCGAGAGTTGCGGACAGAGTTCCTTACTTCCTTTGGAATATGAGCATCAAATTACCGAAAGCGCGATTTTGCTGGTGAGTTTTTACGCTGATTGGACGCGTAAGACGTCGTTATCCTCCGAATCTTATGCCGTTCGTTTGTTCGATCGGATGCCAACGTGCACCGCGTCTGCGAGCGTTTCAGAGACAGGGCCAATACTCAGCCAAACCTTGAGCCCTACTGAGTCTACCTCTTTGAATTTTACGATAAGCCCAAGTGCTCCTGTGGTTTGGAACCCCGAGTGGGCAAATTGGCAGATAACGACCGGTGTCTATCAAGACAACGCCAATCAAACGGGCCGCTACCTTGAATCGGTTCCAGGAGTTATCACGGATCAAATGACGGGTTTGCAGTGGCAAAAAGTAGGGAGTGCGCCTGCGGGTAATTGGACGGCTGCGCAGGCCTATTGCGCTAATTTGTTTGAGTCTGGGTTTGGGGATTGGCGTTTGCCCGCGCACGTGGAACTTCAGACTTTGGTGGATTATACGATGGATTGCGCTGGTCCCAGCGTGGATCTGAATTTTTTCCCAGGCGCTCAAACCAGCAGTTACTATTGGTCCTCGGACGCTTTACAGGGTTACCCTGGCAGTGCTTGGTGGGTGAGCTACGGTAGTAGTGGTGCCTATTACGCAGGCCTCGTTTGCAGCCAGGGTTATGGTGCTTGTTCTTCAGTGCCTGCGAGCGGCTTTGCCCGTTGTGTGCGACCCTCGTTGGCAGATCGAGAGATAGATCGTTACACCTTTAATAGCACGCAGGTTCTGGACACCGTAACGGGCTTGATTTGGCAGCGAACGGTTTCTGGAACTTATAACTGGGGTGCAGCGCAGGCTTATTGTGCGGGTTTGAATCTGGACGGTTTGATCTGGCGTCTTCCGAATGTTAAAGAGTTATCGACGCTTCTGGATGTTCGCATAGCATCTCCGGGTCCGACGATCAATACGACGGCTTTTCCGAGTACACCTCAGGCTGGGTTTTGGACATCAACGCCTTGTTCGTGTGCGTCTTCATCCGTCGCGTGGCTGGTCGATTTCATCTATGGTTCTGTGTCCTACACTGGCATGGGCACTTTTGACTATGTTCGTTGTGTGCGCTCTCCTCAGGTTTACAATCCCGAGTGGGCGAATTGGCAAGTGACAACGGGCGTCTATCGAGACAACGCTAATCAAACGGGCCGCTACCTTGAATCGGTTCCAGGAGTTATCACGGATCAAATGACGGGTTTGCAGTGGCAGAAAGTAGTGAGTGCGCCTGCTGGCAATTGGACGGCTGCGCAAGCCTATTGTGCTAATTTGTTTGAGTCTGGGTTTGGAGACTGGCGCTTGCCCACGCACGTAGAACTTCAGACTTTGGTGGATTATACGATCAGTTGCACTGGTCCCAGCGTGGATCAGGATTTTTTCCCAGGTACTCAAACCAGCAGTTACTATTGGTCCTCCGACGCTTTGCAGGGTTACCCTGGAAGTGCTTGGTGGGTGAGTTACGGCACCGGTGCCTATTACGCGGGCCTTGTTTGCAGCCAGGGCTATGGCGTCGCTTGTCCTTCGGTGCCCGCGAGCGGTTTTGCCCGTTGTGTGCGACCTTCGTCGGCAGAACGAGAGGAGGATCGTTATGCCTTCAACAGCACCCAGGTGCTGGACACCGTGACGGGCTTAATTTGGCAACGGATGGTTTCCGGAACTTACAGCTGGAGTGCAGCGCAGGCTTATTGTACGGGTTTAAATCTGGACGGTTTGAGCTGGCGCCTTCCGAATGTCAAAGAGCTATCGACGCTTCTGGATGTTCGCATGGCATCTCCGGGTCCGACGATCAATACGACGGCTTTTCCGAGTACACCGCAGGGCGGCTTTTGGACATCAACGCTTTATACGTGTTCCTCATCCAACGCCTGGGCGGTCTTTTTCGATAATGGCTACGTCGCCTTCAATGATATGAGCTCTTCTTACTGTGTCCGTTGCGCGCGTTGA
- a CDS encoding OmpH family outer membrane protein produces MRIFVLGTLLLSWVLQAEQKIGVVDLERAINEVEEGKEAKTKLQGEFKKKQDLLDKRQNKLKKLQDQIQTQAITLTEEARQQKAMEFQQEVAEAQQLYATMQQDMVKRQQEVMGTILKKMNPIVEDIAKKEGYTLILNKSEATVLYIQPGLDLTHTVTERYNGLHPLSVSKPKKK; encoded by the coding sequence ATGCGTATTTTTGTCTTAGGAACCCTGTTGTTGTCTTGGGTCTTGCAGGCGGAGCAAAAAATTGGAGTCGTAGACCTCGAGAGAGCAATCAATGAAGTGGAAGAGGGGAAAGAGGCGAAAACCAAGCTCCAAGGCGAATTCAAAAAAAAGCAGGATCTTTTAGATAAAAGACAGAACAAGTTAAAGAAGCTGCAAGACCAAATTCAAACTCAAGCGATCACACTGACAGAAGAAGCACGGCAACAAAAAGCCATGGAGTTTCAACAAGAAGTCGCGGAGGCACAGCAGCTCTACGCAACCATGCAACAAGATATGGTCAAGCGTCAGCAGGAAGTCATGGGCACCATTCTGAAAAAAATGAACCCAATTGTCGAAGATATCGCCAAAAAAGAGGGCTATACCCTCATTTTAAACAAAAGCGAGGCAACCGTCCTTTATATCCAACCTGGATTGGATCTGACCCATACGGTGACCGAGCGTTATAACGGGCTTCATCCTTTATCCGTTTCCAAGCCTAAAAAGAAATGA
- a CDS encoding flagellar biosynthetic protein FliO, translating into MELLWGFLQVAAMLAAVLALAYLLLNKGLGKMLLKNQGSQELLLRERLYLEPKKSLYLVEVRGREFVLASGEGTLSIVCELSKVD; encoded by the coding sequence GTGGAGCTCTTGTGGGGATTTTTGCAAGTCGCAGCAATGCTGGCGGCGGTGCTGGCTCTGGCTTACTTGTTGCTCAACAAAGGCCTGGGGAAGATGCTTTTGAAGAATCAAGGCTCTCAGGAGTTGCTTTTGCGAGAGCGCCTGTATTTAGAGCCAAAGAAATCTCTTTACTTGGTTGAAGTGCGGGGCCGTGAATTTGTTCTCGCATCGGGAGAAGGAACCCTGTCGATCGTCTGTGAGCTATCCAAAGTCGATTAG
- the mnmA gene encoding tRNA 2-thiouridine(34) synthase MnmA: MKIVVALSGGVDSSVAALLLKEQGHEVIGVSLRLAPDDHGSLEKREGRCCSIDDMTDARQICDRLQIPFYAIDSRERFKEIVFEPFVKAYRSGQTPIPCLACNHEVKFGDLYQTAKALGASLATGHYAKIVTYQGHKTLSRPLDRSRDQTYYLYGTDPEVIQHLHLPLADLPKPQVRALAQKMGLKVHDKPDSHEICFVPDGDHAKVVENASGPMPTGEMRRSDGQHIQNHSGIHHFTIGQRRGIGIGLGERSYVVDLDPTEQIVTLGPKSALACSKVSASPIKAIVPTADWPKEVWVQIRSRHEPQRAHWSIDPNGELVFEFFEPAHAIALGQAAVAYDGDVLLGGGILTGRLDGKFARKSILPTNPAKQSSSEIAPEAARSRLPTSSES, from the coding sequence GTGAAAATCGTTGTTGCACTTTCGGGAGGAGTTGATTCCTCGGTTGCTGCGTTGCTTTTAAAAGAGCAAGGTCATGAGGTTATTGGTGTATCGCTTCGTTTAGCTCCTGACGATCATGGCTCTCTTGAGAAGCGTGAAGGTCGATGTTGCTCAATCGACGACATGACGGATGCACGGCAGATTTGCGATCGACTTCAGATCCCATTCTACGCCATCGACTCCCGCGAGCGCTTCAAAGAAATCGTTTTTGAACCCTTTGTAAAAGCTTATCGATCCGGGCAGACCCCCATTCCTTGCCTCGCTTGCAATCACGAAGTCAAGTTCGGCGATCTCTACCAAACAGCCAAAGCCTTAGGAGCCTCGCTAGCCACCGGTCACTACGCTAAAATCGTGACCTATCAGGGCCATAAAACTTTATCCCGTCCGCTGGATCGTTCCCGAGACCAAACCTATTATCTCTACGGCACCGATCCGGAAGTCATTCAGCACCTTCACCTGCCTTTAGCCGATCTTCCTAAACCCCAAGTTCGGGCACTGGCCCAGAAAATGGGCCTCAAAGTTCACGACAAACCCGATAGCCACGAAATCTGCTTTGTTCCCGACGGAGACCATGCCAAGGTGGTTGAAAATGCCTCCGGACCCATGCCCACAGGAGAAATGCGTCGATCGGATGGTCAACACATTCAAAATCACTCCGGCATTCATCACTTTACCATTGGCCAACGTCGTGGAATCGGGATCGGGCTTGGCGAGCGAAGCTATGTCGTAGACCTGGATCCAACCGAACAAATCGTGACGCTGGGACCGAAGTCTGCGTTAGCTTGTTCCAAGGTGAGTGCAAGCCCCATCAAAGCCATCGTGCCAACCGCTGATTGGCCCAAGGAAGTGTGGGTGCAAATTCGTTCGAGGCACGAGCCGCAGCGCGCCCATTGGTCGATCGATCCCAATGGTGAGTTGGTCTTCGAATTTTTCGAGCCGGCTCATGCGATAGCACTTGGACAAGCAGCCGTTGCATACGATGGCGATGTCCTTCTAGGAGGCGGTATCCTCACGGGACGGCTCGATGGAAAGTTCGCCCGAAAATCGATTCTGCCCACTAACCCAGCAAAGCAATCGTCTTCAGAAATTGCTCCAGAAGCTGCACGGAGTCGGCTTCCAACTTCCTCAGAGTCATGA
- the pdxH gene encoding pyridoxamine 5'-phosphate oxidase encodes MSNTMFSTNPIEQFKSWFHEAEQAGVLVPEGMTLATVDEDGIPDARVVLLKEVREESFVFFTNYLSSKGRQIHVHSQAALVFWWASMEKQIRVRGSLFKIEPAQSDAYFKTRPRGSQLSVWASHQSEILLERSILEKSVQSYARRFEGKEVPRPPHWGGYALKPNSLEFWQGQESRLHDRFRYCRNSAGSWAVNRLFP; translated from the coding sequence ATGTCAAACACCATGTTCAGCACAAACCCGATAGAGCAATTCAAAAGCTGGTTTCATGAAGCAGAGCAAGCGGGGGTTTTGGTTCCCGAAGGCATGACTTTGGCGACGGTAGACGAAGATGGAATTCCGGACGCTCGTGTTGTCTTGCTCAAAGAGGTCCGAGAAGAAAGCTTTGTTTTTTTTACGAATTATTTGAGCTCGAAAGGGCGGCAGATTCATGTTCATTCACAGGCTGCCCTGGTTTTTTGGTGGGCCTCGATGGAGAAGCAAATCCGAGTTCGGGGCTCGCTCTTCAAAATAGAGCCTGCACAATCCGACGCTTATTTTAAAACTCGGCCAAGGGGTTCTCAGCTCAGTGTTTGGGCTTCGCATCAAAGTGAGATTTTACTGGAACGCTCAATTTTGGAAAAGAGCGTTCAAAGCTATGCTCGTCGCTTTGAAGGTAAAGAGGTTCCGAGACCTCCGCATTGGGGAGGCTATGCCTTGAAACCCAACTCATTGGAGTTCTGGCAAGGGCAAGAAAGCCGGTTGCATGACCGGTTTCGTTACTGTCGAAACTCTGCGGGATCTTGGGCCGTGAATCGTTTGTTTCCTTAA
- a CDS encoding FliM/FliN family flagellar motor switch protein — protein MAENKVENLSVQVTIELARKWMTFQQIGELKAGQTLELAQKISDPVQLMVAGQLMGQGELVEIEGQLGVKILSLLEPRS, from the coding sequence ATGGCTGAAAATAAGGTTGAAAATTTATCTGTTCAAGTGACGATTGAGCTGGCTCGAAAGTGGATGACTTTTCAACAAATCGGTGAACTCAAAGCAGGTCAAACGCTTGAGCTGGCTCAGAAAATAAGCGATCCGGTTCAGTTGATGGTCGCAGGACAGCTGATGGGTCAAGGAGAATTGGTCGAAATTGAAGGCCAGCTCGGCGTGAAGATCTTGTCGCTCCTGGAACCCAGGAGTTAA
- the coaBC gene encoding bifunctional phosphopantothenoylcysteine decarboxylase/phosphopantothenate--cysteine ligase CoaBC — translation MFQNKKILLGVTGSIAAYKAPELMRSLQKKGAFATAMATKAAREFVSERTLQILGNWGCECSTHPLNHVKLAAEADLLLVAPASANTIAKMAQGLADEPLLQTYLSFTGPVIVAPAMESNMWRHPATQSNLRILQERGVYIVEPERGFLASGAEGLGRLAEFDRIHEAIASAFSPQDYLGLTVLVTAGPTLEPIDPVRFLSNRSSGKMGIALARALAMRGALVKLVHGPLSIPVPKSLEAYPVENASSMQERVLALSNQCQIAILCAAVADYGPAVYSAQKIKKNLSEKYSLALIPNSDILKTLGHQTNRPFLVGFAAESSSLEGYAQEKLRGKNCDLICANRIGQEDFGIGSNLNEVSIYNRAGLVCALEKQDKNAVANRILDVILTEQKNV, via the coding sequence ATGTTTCAAAACAAAAAAATTTTGCTTGGCGTTACAGGAAGCATCGCTGCTTACAAAGCGCCTGAATTGATGCGAAGCCTTCAGAAAAAAGGGGCTTTCGCGACAGCGATGGCGACGAAAGCGGCTCGCGAATTCGTCAGCGAACGCACCTTGCAGATTCTTGGGAATTGGGGATGTGAATGCTCAACCCACCCGCTCAATCACGTGAAACTTGCAGCTGAAGCCGATTTGCTTCTCGTGGCTCCCGCAAGCGCCAATACCATTGCCAAAATGGCACAGGGCTTAGCCGATGAGCCTTTGCTACAAACCTATCTGTCTTTCACGGGACCGGTGATCGTTGCACCCGCCATGGAATCCAACATGTGGAGGCACCCAGCCACTCAATCAAACCTCCGAATCCTGCAAGAACGAGGCGTTTACATAGTTGAACCAGAGCGAGGTTTTCTCGCTTCTGGAGCCGAAGGGCTTGGGCGTTTGGCGGAGTTCGATCGAATTCATGAAGCGATTGCATCCGCATTTTCCCCTCAAGACTACTTGGGTTTGACCGTGCTGGTAACGGCAGGCCCCACCCTTGAGCCGATCGATCCGGTTCGTTTTCTCAGCAATCGCTCCTCGGGAAAAATGGGTATTGCTTTAGCACGCGCGCTTGCCATGCGAGGAGCCCTGGTCAAGTTGGTGCACGGCCCCTTGTCCATCCCAGTCCCTAAATCTCTAGAAGCCTACCCCGTTGAAAATGCCAGCAGCATGCAAGAAAGGGTTTTGGCCCTCAGCAATCAGTGCCAAATCGCCATCCTATGCGCGGCGGTGGCGGATTATGGACCCGCAGTTTATTCGGCCCAAAAGATTAAAAAGAATCTATCTGAAAAATACTCCCTAGCATTGATTCCAAATTCAGATATCTTGAAAACTCTGGGGCATCAAACGAATCGACCTTTTTTGGTTGGTTTTGCAGCCGAAAGTTCGAGTTTGGAAGGCTACGCGCAAGAAAAGTTGCGTGGCAAGAATTGTGATCTGATTTGTGCCAATCGCATCGGTCAGGAAGATTTTGGTATCGGCTCGAATTTGAATGAAGTATCGATTTACAATCGAGCTGGGCTTGTGTGCGCTCTGGAAAAGCAAGATAAGAATGCGGTTGCCAATCGTATTTTGGATGTCATTTTAACGGAGCAAAAAAATGTTTAA
- the secG gene encoding preprotein translocase subunit SecG, whose amino-acid sequence MITLQVIVAIFMIGVVLLQPGNKGGASAALGGAGSDTAFGGRGANTLLAKITFAAAAVFMITNILLSLMSTPAASVLD is encoded by the coding sequence ATGATTACCCTCCAAGTTATTGTCGCGATCTTTATGATTGGAGTTGTGCTGCTCCAGCCCGGAAACAAAGGCGGAGCGAGCGCAGCGTTAGGTGGGGCAGGTTCGGATACTGCTTTCGGTGGACGCGGTGCGAACACCCTGCTGGCAAAAATCACGTTTGCAGCGGCGGCGGTATTCATGATCACCAACATTCTTTTGTCTCTCATGTCGACTCCTGCTGCTTCTGTGCTTGATTAA
- the sctR gene encoding type III secretion system export apparatus subunit SctR, giving the protein MRSCIWKSLTLTIGFSQNLWAQSIHLNEVSSLASGAGIASKPLLLMMGLVALSLLPFVGMMVTSFVKMAVVLSITRQAIGMQQAPPNTVITGLSILLTVYVMHPVGLDVYRKSERYMNYRSSEFFDKANVDMLLKAVQVSEEPIKHFLKTQASEKNLQMFYRIAQKIRKAEDRPSLSMNDYIILVPAFVITELTKAFQIGFMIFLPFMVIDMAVSNILMALGMQMLAPTMISLPFKLLLFVMVDGWHLISKGLVLGYPL; this is encoded by the coding sequence ATGCGTTCCTGTATTTGGAAGTCTCTGACTCTCACGATTGGGTTTTCACAGAATCTGTGGGCTCAATCCATCCATCTGAATGAGGTCAGCAGCCTTGCGTCTGGAGCGGGAATTGCTTCGAAGCCTTTGTTGCTGATGATGGGCTTGGTGGCTCTGTCGCTGTTGCCTTTTGTGGGGATGATGGTGACCAGCTTTGTGAAAATGGCAGTCGTGTTGTCCATTACGCGACAGGCCATTGGGATGCAGCAAGCGCCTCCCAACACGGTGATCACAGGGCTTTCTATTCTATTGACGGTCTATGTGATGCACCCGGTGGGGCTTGATGTTTATCGAAAATCCGAGCGCTACATGAACTATCGAAGCAGCGAATTTTTCGACAAAGCCAACGTGGATATGCTTTTGAAAGCGGTTCAAGTGTCCGAAGAACCCATAAAGCACTTTCTTAAAACGCAAGCATCCGAAAAAAATCTTCAAATGTTCTATCGAATCGCTCAGAAGATTCGCAAAGCGGAAGACAGACCCTCTTTGTCCATGAACGATTACATCATCTTAGTGCCCGCTTTTGTGATTACAGAGCTGACCAAGGCCTTTCAAATAGGGTTCATGATCTTTCTGCCGTTTATGGTGATCGATATGGCTGTGTCGAATATTCTGATGGCGTTAGGCATGCAGATGCTGGCGCCTACGATGATCAGTCTTCCTTTTAAACTGCTGCTGTTTGTGATGGTGGATGGTTGGCACCTGATTAGCAAAGGCCTTGTGTTAGGTTATCCGCTATGA
- a CDS encoding flagellar biosynthetic protein FliR — MPELLLLALIATRMMILVTWVPFLGSKNAPGSVQIGMAILLAILFWPLAVSQMQGELPSTWLPFTMLLLKEAFVGFVIGFVVTQIFDAAEMAGQIMDTVRGTNQIQLMVPELAERSSPLGDLNYQLALILFLACGLQEVFFDGLVESFYLLPVNRFPPFSSGIGPFFEEFTLLLGGVFQIAVSLSLPVVAVCLITNLAFGLINRMAPQINAYFLAMPATAVGGLSMMFLALFMTLRKLEADSVQLLEQFLKTIALLG; from the coding sequence ATGCCAGAACTCCTGCTGCTTGCACTCATTGCCACACGGATGATGATCTTGGTGACTTGGGTCCCGTTTTTAGGCTCAAAGAATGCTCCAGGGTCGGTTCAAATCGGAATGGCGATTCTGTTGGCTATTTTATTTTGGCCGCTCGCTGTTTCTCAGATGCAGGGCGAATTGCCCAGCACTTGGCTGCCTTTTACGATGTTATTGCTGAAAGAAGCGTTTGTTGGCTTTGTCATCGGATTTGTAGTGACCCAGATTTTCGATGCTGCTGAGATGGCAGGGCAGATCATGGATACAGTTCGAGGGACCAACCAAATCCAGTTAATGGTTCCAGAGTTAGCAGAACGCAGTTCTCCTTTAGGGGATCTGAATTATCAGCTGGCTCTTATCCTTTTCTTGGCCTGTGGATTGCAGGAGGTTTTTTTTGATGGGTTGGTCGAGAGTTTTTATTTGCTGCCTGTGAATCGGTTTCCCCCATTCTCCAGTGGCATTGGGCCTTTCTTCGAAGAGTTTACGCTGCTTTTGGGAGGCGTATTTCAGATAGCCGTATCGCTTTCATTGCCGGTCGTGGCAGTTTGTTTGATCACCAACCTGGCCTTCGGTCTGATCAACCGCATGGCTCCTCAAATTAATGCGTATTTCTTGGCGATGCCAGCCACTGCGGTAGGGGGGCTTTCGATGATGTTCTTGGCTCTTTTCATGACTCTGAGGAAGTTGGAAGCCGACTCCGTGCAGCTTCTGGAGCAATTTCTGAAGACGATTGCTTTGCTGGGTTAG
- a CDS encoding sulfite exporter TauE/SafE family protein has product MNASVDKGWMEWFWMFLIGIVAGVCSGIFGVGGGVILVPSLVFVLRYSQMMATGTSLVALLLPVGFLGVLEYYKAGKITGENIRLGLLISAGMFIGAYLGVRWAIHLPIKILTKAFAILLFAIGTKLLLSN; this is encoded by the coding sequence TTGAACGCATCGGTTGATAAAGGCTGGATGGAATGGTTTTGGATGTTTCTGATTGGGATTGTTGCTGGAGTTTGCTCGGGCATTTTCGGCGTCGGCGGAGGAGTGATCCTGGTCCCAAGTCTGGTTTTTGTATTGCGCTATTCCCAGATGATGGCTACGGGCACTTCCTTGGTCGCTCTTTTGCTGCCGGTTGGCTTTTTGGGAGTGCTTGAGTATTACAAAGCGGGCAAAATCACGGGCGAAAACATTCGACTTGGGCTTTTGATCTCGGCTGGTATGTTTATCGGGGCCTATCTCGGGGTTCGTTGGGCGATTCACTTGCCCATCAAGATTTTGACCAAAGCATTTGCGATTCTCTTATTTGCGATTGGAACCAAGTTGCTTTTGAGCAATTAG
- the sctS gene encoding type III secretion system export apparatus subunit SctS, with protein sequence MNVAAYVAQMTNEAILLTILISAPSIVASLVIGLAVALFSAVTQIQEQTLSFAPKMVFVYVAMAVSGSWIGGLMIRFATKCLSEFANMPLG encoded by the coding sequence ATGAACGTCGCGGCCTACGTGGCTCAAATGACGAATGAAGCGATTTTGCTGACCATTTTAATTTCAGCTCCATCGATTGTTGCCAGCCTGGTCATTGGCTTGGCAGTGGCTCTCTTTTCCGCGGTCACTCAAATTCAGGAACAAACCCTAAGCTTTGCCCCTAAAATGGTCTTTGTGTACGTCGCCATGGCGGTCTCAGGGAGTTGGATCGGCGGCTTGATGATTCGCTTTGCGACAAAATGCCTGAGTGAATTTGCGAATATGCCCTTGGGTTAA